The genome window TCGTGAAGCGTGAAGTGGGTGAGGTGTGATGGCCAAGAGTCCGACAGCGGCTGAGCTGCGCCTCGAGGACCACGACACGCTGGTCCAGAAGCTCAAGGAGGCGAAGGAGGAGCTGTTCAACCTTCGCTTCCAGGCGGCGACCGGCCAGCTTCAGAACACCGCGCGGCTGCGTGCCGTTCGCCGGGAGATCGCCCGCATTTACACCGTGATGCGCGAGCGCGAACTCGGCATCGTCACGGTCGAGAAGGAGTCGAGCGATGGCTGACACAGCCGAGGCAACCGGGACGGGCCGGCAGACGCGTGGTCGCCGCAAGACGCGCGAGGGCATCGTCGTCAGCGACAAGATGGACAAGACCGTGGTGGTCGCCGTCGAGGACCGGGTCAAGCACCCCCTCTACGGCAAGGTCATCCGGCGGACGTCCAAGTACAAGGCGCACGACGAGCACAATGCCTGCGGCGTCGGCGACCGTGTGCTCCTGATGGAGACGCGGCCGCTGTCCGCCACCAAGCGCTGGCGGGTCGTCCGGATCATCGAGAAGGCCCAGTAACAACCGCACAGAGACGCGCCTCGTGGGGGGTGGGAGACCGCCCCCCATGCGGTGTCCAAGGGACCGAGCCGATCGGCTCCCGGTCCCACCCGCAGCGGCGCCGGTACGGCCGCCGCCGCGGGAAGCAAACGACGATAGGTTCCGCCAGGCTCACGGAAGTGAGAACCGGCGCGACACACAGGAGTTGACGTGATCCAGCAGGAGTCGCGGCTCAAGGTCGCCGACAACACGGGTGCCAAGGAGATCCTCTGCATCCGGGTACTCGGTGGCTCTGGTCGGCGCTACGCGGGGATCGGCGACGTCATCGTCGCCACGGTGAAGGACGCCATCCCCGGCGGCAGCGTGAAGAAGGGCGACGTTGTGAAGGCCGTCGTGGTGCGCACCGCGAAGGAGCGCCGCCGTCCCGACGGCTCCTACATCCGCTTCGACGAGAACGCCGCGGTCCTCATCAGGGACAGTGGCGACCCGCGGGGGACGCGCATCTTCGGCCCTGTCGGGCGGGAGCTGCGGGACAAGAAGTTCATGCGCATCATCTCGCTCGCCCCGGAGGTGCTGTGATGCCCAAGCTGCACGTGAAGAAGGGCGACCTCGTCCAGGTCATCGCGGGCAAGGACAAGGGCGCCAAGGGCCGGGTCATCCGCGCCTTGCCGCGTGAGCAGCGCGTGGTGGTCGAGGGCGTCAACCTGATCAAGAAGCACTCCAAGGTCACCCACCAGGGGCCTCGCGGCGCCAAGGAGGGCGGAGTGCTGACCATGGAGGCGCCCATCCACGTGAGCAACGTCAAGAAGCTCAAGGATGACGAGAAGGCCGAGAAGCCGGAGAAGAAGGCCGCCGCAAAGGGCGACACCACCGAGGCGACCGGTGAGGACAAGTGATGACCGTCACCACTCAAGAGCGGGTCGTCCCGCGTCTCAAGCTGCGCTACCGCGAGGAGATCGTTCCTAAGCTGCGCGAGCAGTTCGGCTACAAGAACATCATGCAGGTGCCCAAGCTCACCAAGATCAAGGTGAACATGGGCATCGGTGAGGCGGCCCGTGACTCGAAGCTCATCGAGGGCGCGATCCGCGACCTCGCCGCGATCACCGGTCAGCGGCCGGCGATCGCCCGGGCCCGCAAGTCGATCGCGCAGTTCAAGCTTCGTGAGGGCATGCCGATCGGCGCGCACGTGACCCTGCGCGGCGACCGGATGTGGGAGTTCCTGGACCGGCTGCTCTCGCTCGCGCTGCCGCGCATCCGTGACTTCCGCGGCCTCTCGCCGAAGCAGTTCGACGGCCGGGGCAACTACACCTTCGGCCTCACCGAGCAGCTGATGTTCCACGAGGTCGACCAGGACAAGATCGACCGCCTGCGCGGCATGGACATCACGATCGTCACCACGGCGACCGACGACGAACAGGGCCGGGCGCTGCTGAAGCTCCTCGGCTTCCCGTTCAAGGAAGCGTGAGCAGCCTGAACGTGGCTGAGGGACCCGACAAGGAGACTTGATCATGGCGAAGACGGCACTGATCGTCAAGGCGCGGCGGAAGCCGAAGTTCAAGGTCAGGGCGTACACTCGCTGCACGCGTTGCGGCCGGCCCCGTTCCGTCTACCGCAAGTTCGGGCTGTGCCGAGTGTGCTTCCGCGAGATGGCGCACCGCGGCGAGCTGCCCGGCGTCACCAAGGCGAGCTGGTGACCGCCGCCGGGTAGCCGGCCGTACACCCCGAAGTCAGTAAGCAAGGAAGTCGTATCAACCCCGGGCGCTGTCCCCAGCGCCCCATGACCACACCGCAGGTCCCGGAGGGGAAACCGCGGTGAGGAGGGCCACCGGCCATGACGATGACGGACCCGATCGCAGACATGCTGACACGTCTGCGTAACGCGAACGCGGCCTATCACGACACCGTGTCGATGCCGTACTCCAAGATCAAGGCGCACATCGCCGAGATCCTCCAGCAGGAGGGCTACATCCAGTCCTGGAGCGTGGAGGACGCCAAGGTCGGCAAGAACCTCGTGATAGAGCTGAAGTTCGGGCCGAACCGTGAGCGTGCACTCGCGGGCCTGCGCCGGGTCTCGAAGCCCGGTCTGCGGGTCTACGCCAAGAAGGACAACCTGCCCCGTGTGCTGGGCGGCCTGGGCATCGCGATCCTGTCGACGTCCAGCGGCCTCATGACGGACAAGCAGGCCAGGAAGCGTGGAGTTGGCGGGGAAGTCCTCGCCTACGTCTGGTAACGAGGGGAGGAAGCAGAGCATGTCGCGGATCGGACGGCTGCCCATCCCCGTACCGGCAGGTGTCGAAGTCACGATCGATGGCCGGCATGTCCAGGTCAAGGGGCCGAAGGGCACGCTCTCGCACACCGTTGCCGAGCCGATCCAGGTGTCGAGGGCCGAGGACGGGTCGATCCAGGTCACCCGTCCCAACGACGAGAACAAGGTGCGGGCGCTGCACGGCCTGACCCGCACGCTCATCGCCAACATGGTGACGGGCGTGACCCAGGGGTACAGCAAGACGCTGGAGATCGTCGGCGTCGGTTACCGTGTCCAGGCCAAGAGCCCGACCCAGCTTGAGTTCGCTCTGGGGTACAGCCACCCGATTGTCGTCGACGCGCCGGAGGGGATCACCTTCCGCGTGGAGAAGCCGACCCTCTTCCACGTCGAGGGCATCGACAAGCAGAAGGTCGGTCAGGTCGCCGCGAACATCAGGAAGCTGCGCAAGCCGGATCCGTACAAGGGCAAGGGCGTGCGCTACCAGGGCGAAGTGATCCGCCGTAAGGTCGGGAAGGCTGGTAAGTAGGCATGGCTAGCAAGATTGCGTTCCGCAAGCGCACGGCCGCCCGCGTCGTGGCGCGAGCCCGCCGACACCGCCGCGTCCGCAAGAAGATCTTCGGTACGGCTGAGCGTCCGCGTCTGGTCGTCACGCGGTCCACCCGGCACATGTTCGTGCAGATCGTGGACGACACCAAGGGGCACACGCTGGTGAGCGCCTCCACCATGGACGCCTCGCTGCGCGGCCTGGAGGGCACCAAGACCGAGAAGGCGAGGAAGGTCGGCGAGCTCCTCGCTCAGCGGGCCAAGGCCGCCGGAATCACCCAGGTCGTGTTCGACCGGGGTGGCAACCGCTACGCAGGGCGCATCGCGGCTCTCGCCGACAGCGCCCGTGAAGGCGGGCTGGTGTTCTGATGGCCCCGGCCCGTGGGTTTCGAGTGATGGCCCGTGAGACGAGCAACGAGAAGAGGAACCACTGATGGCTGCAGCTCCGCGTCGCGGCGCAGGCGGCGGTGGCGAGCGGCGGGACCGTCGTGAAGATCGCCGCGGGGGCGCCGCAGACAAGGGCGTCTCGTACATCGAGCGCGTTGTAAAGATCAACCGAGTCGCGAAGGTCGTCAAGGGCGGCCGGCGGTTCAGCTTCACCGCGCTGGTCGTGGTCGGTGACGGCAACGGCCTCGTCGGGGTCGGGTACGGCAAGGCCAAGGAGGTGCCCGCGGCCATCGCCAAGGGCGTCGAGGAGGCCAAGAAGCACTTCTTCCGCGTGCCGCGGATCCAGGGCACGATCCCGCACGCCGTGATCGGCGAGGAGGCGGCCGGCGTCGTCCTGCTCCGCCCGGCGTCGCCGGGTACCGGTGTCATCGCGGGTGGCCCGGTGCGCGCGGTCCTGGAGTGCGCCGGCATCCATGACGTGCTGTCCAAGTCGCTCGGTTCGGACAACCCGATCAACATTGTGCACGCCACGGTGAAGGCGCTGAAGAGCCTGAACCGGCCCGAGGAGATCGCGGCTCGTCGTGGCCTGCCGCTCGAGGAGGTCGCGCCCGCGGCGATGCTGCGGGCCCGTGCCGAGGGCCTCGCCGAGGCCGCGGCGGCTGCGAAGGCGGTGAGCTGACGATGGCCCGACTGAAGATCACCCAGGTCCGGTCGCAGATCGGCAGCAGGCAGAACCAGCGGGACACGCTGCGTTCGCTGGGTCTGAAGCGGATCGGTGACGTGGTGATCAAGGATGATCGCCCGGAGATCCGGGGGATGGTCGCCACCGTCTCCCACCTCGTGCAGGTAACTGAGCTCACCGAGGAGGGGGGCAACTAGCGATGACGGAGAGGTCTCCGCTCAAGATCCACGATCTCCGCCCGGCCCCGGGAGCGAACCGTCCCAGGATCCGCAAGGGCCGCGGTGAGGCCTCGAAGGGCAAGACCGCGGGCCGTGGTACCAAGGGCTCCAAGGCCAGGACCACGATCCGGCCCGGTTTCGAGGGCGGTCAGCTTCCGCTCCAGCGGCGAGTGCCGAAGCTGAAGGGCTTCTCCAACAGCCTGTTCAAGAAGACCTACCAGGTCGTCAACCTCAGCCAGCTGGCGAAGCTCTACCCGCAGGGCGGAGAGGTGACCCCGGAGGACCTGGTCGCCAAGGGCGCGGTCCGCAAGAACCAGCCGGTGAAGGTGCTGGGCAACGGGGAGATCTCCGTGGCGCTGAACGTGAAGGCGCACGCGTTCTCCGCCAGCGCCAAGGAGAAGATCGCCGCGGCCGGCGGCTCGGTCTCACAGCTGTAAAGATGACTGACGCACCAGGGCGCGGAGGCTCGTAATGAGCCTCCGCGTCCGTTAGTGCGTTAGAGTTCGCTGGAAGCGGGCGCGCATCGCGGCCCGACTCGATACCCGTTCACTGGCAAGCAGACATGTCGATGGACGCCCCCCAGACCATCGCCGACCGCGTCACAGGCGCGCAGGAGGGACCGTGCTAACCGCGATCACCCGGGCTTTCCGGACACCGGACCTGCGCAAGAAGCTGCTGTTCACGCTGGGCATCATCGTGCTGTTCCGGCTCGGCTCGGTGCTCCCGACCCCCGGCGTGAACTCCGAGAACATCCGCCTGTGCCTTGAGCAGGCCCAGGCGGGGGATGCCGGCAACATCTACGGGATGGTGCAGCTGTTCAGCGGCGGCGCCCTCCTGAAACTTTCAGTGTTCGCGCTGGGGATCATGCCGTACATCACGGCGAGCATCATCCTCCAGCTCCTCACCGTGGTGATCCCCCGTCTGGAGACGCTGAAGAAGGAGGGGCAGGCCGGTCAGGCCAAGATCACCCAGTACACCCGGTACCTGACGGTCGCCCTGGCGGTGCTCCAGTCGACGGCGTTCATCGCGCTCGCCCGGAGCGGTCAGCTCTTCCCGAGCTGCACCGAGCCGATCCTGGTGAGCGAGGACATCTTCCCGCTCGTCACCATGGTCGTCACTATGACGGCGGGCACCGCGGTGATCATGTGGCTCGGTGAGCTGATCACCGACCGCGGCATCGGGAACGGCATGTCGCTCCTGATCTTCACTCAGGTGATCGCGGTGTTCCCGGCCGAGCTGGTGAACATCTACCGCCAGAGCCCGCTCAAGTTCGTCGTGGTGATGGCCGTCGGCGTGGTGATCATCGGGGTCGTCATCTTCATCGAGCAGGCGCAGCGGCGGATC of Thermobispora bispora DSM 43833 contains these proteins:
- the rpmC gene encoding 50S ribosomal protein L29 → MAKSPTAAELRLEDHDTLVQKLKEAKEELFNLRFQAATGQLQNTARLRAVRREIARIYTVMRERELGIVTVEKESSDG
- the rpsH gene encoding 30S ribosomal protein S8 — encoded protein: MTMTDPIADMLTRLRNANAAYHDTVSMPYSKIKAHIAEILQQEGYIQSWSVEDAKVGKNLVIELKFGPNRERALAGLRRVSKPGLRVYAKKDNLPRVLGGLGIAILSTSSGLMTDKQARKRGVGGEVLAYVW
- the rplE gene encoding 50S ribosomal protein L5 is translated as MTVTTQERVVPRLKLRYREEIVPKLREQFGYKNIMQVPKLTKIKVNMGIGEAARDSKLIEGAIRDLAAITGQRPAIARARKSIAQFKLREGMPIGAHVTLRGDRMWEFLDRLLSLALPRIRDFRGLSPKQFDGRGNYTFGLTEQLMFHEVDQDKIDRLRGMDITIVTTATDDEQGRALLKLLGFPFKEA
- the rplO gene encoding 50S ribosomal protein L15: MTERSPLKIHDLRPAPGANRPRIRKGRGEASKGKTAGRGTKGSKARTTIRPGFEGGQLPLQRRVPKLKGFSNSLFKKTYQVVNLSQLAKLYPQGGEVTPEDLVAKGAVRKNQPVKVLGNGEISVALNVKAHAFSASAKEKIAAAGGSVSQL
- the rpmD gene encoding 50S ribosomal protein L30, which translates into the protein MARLKITQVRSQIGSRQNQRDTLRSLGLKRIGDVVIKDDRPEIRGMVATVSHLVQVTELTEEGGN
- the rplN gene encoding 50S ribosomal protein L14: MIQQESRLKVADNTGAKEILCIRVLGGSGRRYAGIGDVIVATVKDAIPGGSVKKGDVVKAVVVRTAKERRRPDGSYIRFDENAAVLIRDSGDPRGTRIFGPVGRELRDKKFMRIISLAPEVL
- the rplR gene encoding 50S ribosomal protein L18, whose protein sequence is MASKIAFRKRTAARVVARARRHRRVRKKIFGTAERPRLVVTRSTRHMFVQIVDDTKGHTLVSASTMDASLRGLEGTKTEKARKVGELLAQRAKAAGITQVVFDRGGNRYAGRIAALADSAREGGLVF
- the secY gene encoding preprotein translocase subunit SecY, with the translated sequence MLTAITRAFRTPDLRKKLLFTLGIIVLFRLGSVLPTPGVNSENIRLCLEQAQAGDAGNIYGMVQLFSGGALLKLSVFALGIMPYITASIILQLLTVVIPRLETLKKEGQAGQAKITQYTRYLTVALAVLQSTAFIALARSGQLFPSCTEPILVSEDIFPLVTMVVTMTAGTAVIMWLGELITDRGIGNGMSLLIFTQVIAVFPAELVNIYRQSPLKFVVVMAVGVVIIGVVIFIEQAQRRIPVQYAKRLVGRRMYGGTSTYIPLKVNQAGIIPVIFASSLLYLPQLAVTLFGNTENPNVIIEWFAENLVRGDHPVYMAAFFALIIFFTYFYVSITFNPAEVADNMKKYGGFIPGIRPGRPTAEYLNYVLTRLTAAGAPYLGVISLIPIVALAVAGASQNFPFGGTSILIMVGVGLDTVKQIESQLQQRNYEGFLR
- the rplF gene encoding 50S ribosomal protein L6, yielding MSRIGRLPIPVPAGVEVTIDGRHVQVKGPKGTLSHTVAEPIQVSRAEDGSIQVTRPNDENKVRALHGLTRTLIANMVTGVTQGYSKTLEIVGVGYRVQAKSPTQLEFALGYSHPIVVDAPEGITFRVEKPTLFHVEGIDKQKVGQVAANIRKLRKPDPYKGKGVRYQGEVIRRKVGKAGK
- a CDS encoding type Z 30S ribosomal protein S14; the protein is MAKTALIVKARRKPKFKVRAYTRCTRCGRPRSVYRKFGLCRVCFREMAHRGELPGVTKASW
- the rplX gene encoding 50S ribosomal protein L24, translated to MHVKKGDLVQVIAGKDKGAKGRVIRALPREQRVVVEGVNLIKKHSKVTHQGPRGAKEGGVLTMEAPIHVSNVKKLKDDEKAEKPEKKAAAKGDTTEATGEDK
- the rpsE gene encoding 30S ribosomal protein S5, which codes for MAAAPRRGAGGGGERRDRREDRRGGAADKGVSYIERVVKINRVAKVVKGGRRFSFTALVVVGDGNGLVGVGYGKAKEVPAAIAKGVEEAKKHFFRVPRIQGTIPHAVIGEEAAGVVLLRPASPGTGVIAGGPVRAVLECAGIHDVLSKSLGSDNPINIVHATVKALKSLNRPEEIAARRGLPLEEVAPAAMLRARAEGLAEAAAAAKAVS
- the rpsQ gene encoding 30S ribosomal protein S17; protein product: MADTAEATGTGRQTRGRRKTREGIVVSDKMDKTVVVAVEDRVKHPLYGKVIRRTSKYKAHDEHNACGVGDRVLLMETRPLSATKRWRVVRIIEKAQ